A DNA window from Drosophila biarmipes strain raj3 chromosome 2R, RU_DBia_V1.1, whole genome shotgun sequence contains the following coding sequences:
- the LOC108030401 gene encoding succinate dehydrogenase [ubiquinone] iron-sulfur subunit, mitochondrial produces the protein MLASETRQILSRVGSLVARNQLRSISNGTAQLDQQAQPKEAQEPQIKKFEIYRWNPDNAGEKPYMQTYEVDLRECGPMVLDALIKIKNEVDPTLTFRRSCREGICGSCAMNIGGTNTLACISKIDINTSKSLKVYPLPHMYVVRDLVPDMNNFYEQYRNIQPWLQRKNEATEKKGKAQYLQSVEDRSKLDGLYECILCACCSTSCPSYWWNAEKYLGPAVLMQAYRWIIDSRDENSAERLSKLKDPFSVYRCHTIMNCTRTCPKGLNPGRAIAEIKKLLSGLASKPAPKLETAALHK, from the exons ATGTTGGCCAGCGAGACGAGACAAATCCTGAGCCGCGTGGGCTCCCTGGTGGCCAGGAACCAG CTTCGATCCATCAGCAATGGCACCGCCCAGCTGGACCAGCAGGCGCAGCCCAAGGAGGCCCAGGAGCCGCAGATCAAGAAGTTCGAGATCTACCGCTGGAACCCGGACAACGCCGGCGAGAAGCCCTACATGCAGACCTACGAGGTGGACCTGCGCGAGTGCGGACCCATGGTGCTGGACGCCCTGATCAAGATCAAGAACGAGGTGGACCCCACCCTCACCTTCCGGCGCTCCTGCCGCGAGGGCATCTGCGGCTCCTGCGCCATGAACATCGGCGGCACCAACACGCTGGCCTGCATCAGCAAGATCGACATCAACACCTCCAAGTCCCTGAAGGTGTACCCGCTGCCCCACATGTACGTGGTGCGCGACTTGGTCCCGGACATGAACAACTTCTACGAGCAGTACCGCAACATCCAGCCCTGGCTGCAGCGCAA GAACGAGGCCACTGAGAAGAAGGGCAAGGCCCAGTACCTGCAGTCCGTGGAGGACCGCTCCAAGCTGGACGGCTTGTACGAGTGCATCTTGTGcgcctgctgctccacctcGTGCCCCTCGTACTGGTGGAACGCCGAGAAGTACCTGGGCCCCGCCGTGCTCATGCAGGCCTACCGCTGGATCATCGATTCGCGTGACGAGAACTCCGCCGAGCGGCTGAGCAAGCTGAAGGACCCCTTCAGCGTCTACCGGTGCCACACGATCATGAACTGCACGCGCACCTGCCCCAAGGGCCTCAACCCCGGCCGGGCCATCGCCGAGATCAAGAAGCTGCTCTCGGGTCTGGCCTCCAAGCCGGCCCCCAAGCTGGAGACGGCGGCGCTCCACAAGTAG
- the LOC108030402 gene encoding anaphase-promoting complex subunit 15A gives MSMIPFFPTLKVSVANRYWLDMAPASVNEEAQTRRYEDERSNWRESLKTAGTDLQPLGKMLTIPGIETDDEDANDDSEDTDSHDEEDDETNDRVIPVTQDFYSADDIQMNDETSPTAP, from the exons ATGTCCATGATTCCGTTCTTTCCCACGCTCAAGGTGTCCGTGGCGAATCGCTATTGGTTGGACATGGCTCCCGCCTCCGTCAACGAGGAAGCCCAGACGCGGCGCTACGAGGACGAACGCAGCAACTGG CGGGAGTCGCTCAAAACAGCCGGCACAGACCTCCAGCCACTGGGCAAGATGCTCACCATTCCCGGAATTGAGACTGATGACGAGGATG CCAACGATGACAGCGAGGATACGGACAGTCACGACGAAGAGGACGACGAGACCAACGATCGCGTCATTCCGGTCACCCAGGACTTTTACTCCGCCGACGACATCCAGATGAACGATGAGACGTCGCCCACAGCTCCCTGA
- the LOC108030403 gene encoding ubiquitin-like protein 5 codes for MIEITCNDRLGKKVRVKCNPDDTIGDLKKLIAAQTGTKHEKIVLKKWYTIYKDPIRLSDYEIHDGMNLELYYQ; via the exons ATGATTGAAATAACGTGTAACGATCGTCTTGGCAAAAAG GTGCGCGTCAAGTGCAATCCCGACGACACAATCGGGGACCTCAAGAAACTCATTGCGGCACAAACGGGCACCAAGCACGAGAAGATTGTCCTGAAGAAGTGGTACACCATCTACAAGGACCCCATCCGCCTATCCGACT ATGAAATCCACGATGGCATGAATCTGGAACTTTACTACCAATAG
- the LOC108030221 gene encoding klaroid protein isoform X2 encodes MGDDTYQIETRRRSRSKTPFLRSACDHENCDHAGEEGHVHVHHPKKKSAVPSVQTIVEEHTVESSSSKKTRGKAFAQLTSDYSSDDMTPEAKRKQTSTTTTVTSIFTKLSGGATSTPRNRSQLETTQNTLNSVQEKLNHSNGNLSSGNVSDYLAYIEYRDAGEYWNKTPKTDYTYSELSPHRRQLAPGIVAMPNMSRRSLENHNDRVNYMVQQNPAQEEFIRRRYQSKYTQQANYDSADELDATFGQQKSQGWWLVRLIQLVVSSISTVWTRVTTLSATETNAYQNYYARRQNRQQVGFVGKVTQAIGGGFTSLLRYLYIFIGSVLSLDTWLLRSSNAENKSKKRFLIFLLILLPLLLLTGLFYYIHPNETFPPKSLSEYTFTLPELPKINVSDYLNQAQYESLRSQAAEHAVRVRDWADDYVLYLRTIGQNVVNKGRQLFQADDQVYYERV; translated from the exons ATGGGCGATGATACGTACCAGATAGAAACGCGTCGGCGGTCGCGTTCCAAGACCCCCTTCCTGAGATCGGCCTGTGACCATGAGAACTGCGATCACGCCGGAGAGGAGGGACATGTGCATGTGCACCACCCGAAGAAGAAGTCGGCGGTCCCCAGTGTGCA AACGATAGTGGAGGAGCACACAGTGGAGTCGAGCAGCAGCAAGAAAACCCGAGGCAAGGCCTTCGCCCAGCTTACCTCCGACTACTCCAGCGACGACATGACCCCGGAGGCCAAACGCAAGCAGACCTCGACCACCACCACAGTCACGTCGATCTTCACCAAGCTGTCCGGTGGAGCCACATCGACGCCGCGCAACAGAAGCCAGCTGGAGACCACACAAAACACGCTGAACTCCGTCCAGGAGAAGCTCAACCACTCCAATGGCAACCTCAGCTCGGGAAATGTCAGCGACTACCTGGCCTACATCGAGTACCGTGATGCTGGCGAGTACTGGAA CAAAACCCCTAAAACGGACTACACCTACTCCGAACTGTCCCCCCACCGCCGCCAGCTGGCTCCGGGCATAGTGGCCATGCCCAACATGTCCCGGCGCAGTCTGGAAAACCATAACGATCGTGTCAACTACATGGTCCAGCAGAACCCCGCCCAGGAGGAGTTCATCCGTCGCCGCTACCAGTCCAAGTACACCCAGCAGGCTAACTACGACTCCGCCGACGAACTGGACGCCACCTTTGGGCAGCAGAAAAGCCAGGGCTGGTGGCTTGTCCGCCTTATCCAGCTGGTTGTCAGCAGCATCTCCACCGTGTGGACTCGAGTGACCACTCTCTCGGCCACCGAGACAAATGCCTATCAAAACTACTATGCTAGGCGCCAAAATCGACAGCAAGTGGGATTTGTGGGAAAGGTAACCCAGGCTATCGGCGGAGGTTTCACTAGTTTGCTGCGCTACCTGTACATTTTCATTGGATCGGTGCTGAGCCTGGACACGTGGTTGCTGCGATCCTCGAATGCGGAAAACAAGTCGAAAAAGCGGTTCCTCATATTCCTGCTGATtctgctgccgttgctgctgtTGACTG GTCTGTTTTATTACATACACCCCAATGAAACTTTCCCACCCAAATCCCTGTCCGAATACACATTCACCCTCCCTGAGTTGCCCAAGATTAATGTGAGCGACTACCTGAACCAGGCCCAGTATGAATCGCTGCGCTCGCAGGCCGCCGAGCATGCGGTGCGCGTTCGCGACTGGGCCGATGACTATGTTTTGTATTTGAGGACCATCGGTCAGAACGTGGTCAACAAGGGGCGCCAGCTCTTTCAAGCCGACGATCAAGTCTATTATGAGCGTGTGTAG